The Xiphophorus couchianus chromosome 14, X_couchianus-1.0, whole genome shotgun sequence genome includes a region encoding these proteins:
- the LOC114156981 gene encoding E3 ubiquitin/ISG15 ligase TRIM25-like, which produces MAQRGVCREEISCSICLDLLKNPVTIPCGHSYCKNCIKTYWVQEHQRRIHSCPQCRKMFRFRPILVKNIMLAGLVEDLKKTGLQAAPADHCYAGPEDVACDGCTERKMKAVKSCSSCENHLQPHYDAPPLKKHELVNPGFKSRQQIHQRIQDQEKDVKLLQLEVEAINVSADKAVEDSEKIFTELIRLLQKRSSDVKQQIRSQQETEVSRVKDVQEKLEQEITELKRKDAELEQLSHTE; this is translated from the coding sequence ATGGCTCAGAGAGGAGTTTGTCGGGAGGAAATCTCCTGCTCCATTTGCTTGGATCTACTAAAGAATCCGGTGACTATTCCCTGTGGACACAGCTACTGTAAGAACTGTATTAAAACATACTGGGTTCAAGAACATCAGAGGAGAATCCACAGCTGCCCtcaatgcagaaaaatgttcagatttagGCCTATCCTTGTGAAAAACATCATGCTAGCAGGACTAGTGGAGGATCTGAAGAAGACTGGACTTCAAGCTGCTCCAGCTGATCACTGCTATGCTGGACCTGAAGATGTGGCCTGTGATGGTTGCACTGAGAGGAAGATGAAAGCTGTCAAGTCCTGCTCTTCCTGTGAAAATCATCTTCAACCTCACTACGATGCTCCACCATTAAAGAAACACGAGCTGGTGAATCCTGGTTTTAAGAGTCGACAACAAATCCATCAGAGAATCCAGGACCaagagaaagatgtgaagctgcttcaactggaggtggaggccatcaatgtctctgctgataaagcagtggaggacagtgagaagatcttcactgagctgatccgtctcctccagaaaagaagctctgatgtgaagcagcagatcagatcccagcaggaaactgaagtgagtcgagtcaaagatgttcaggagaagctggagcaggagatcactgagctgaagaggaaagacgctgagctggagcagctctcacacacagag
- the LOC114156910 gene encoding tripartite motif-containing protein 16-like, translated as MAHRGGRLEKISCSICLDFLTDPVTIACGHSYCMICIKQSWDTDEKKVYKCPQCRKTFTPRPVLVKNVILAELVEDLKKTGFHSAPADHCYAGHENVVCDVCTGRKIKAVKSCLVCLNSFCENHLETHNDDPELKKHKLVNPSKEALHSICSRHDEVMKIFCRTDQQCICYLCLMDDHKGHETVPAAAEMAEKKKKLQLTQNQIQRNIEDQEKEVELLQLEVEAINVSADKAVEDSEKIFTELIRLLQERSSDVKQQIRSQQETEVSQIKDVQEKLKEEIADLKWKDAELEQLSNTEDHNQFLLNYTSLPDLSEFIHSQGIYMHPWKNFKDEIAAVSKLRDQLQDLLAKTRANRSVKVSKVEALKSEPEPKTRNEFLKYSQEISLDPNTVNTKLLLSEGNRKVTRKNKKQFYPDHPDRFTCHFQVLSRESLTGRCYWEVDWRGDRVGVAVSYKNISRAGLSEKCEFGMNDMSWSFDCRTKSYTIYHNKVETPVPGPVSSRIGVYLDHRAGILCFYSISKTMTLLHRVQTRFTQPLYAGVWLFYVDSSAEFIKVK; from the coding sequence ATGGCTCACAGAGGAGGTCGGCTGGAGAAAATCTCCTGCTCCATCTGTCTGGATTTCCTGACGGATCCTGTGACTATTGCGTGTGGACACAGCTACTGCATGATCTGCATTAAACAATCCTGGGATACAGATGAGAAGAAAGTCTATAAATGCCCTCAGTGCAGGAAAACATTTACACCGAGGCCTGTCCTGGTGAAAAACGTCATATTAGCAGAGTTGGTGGAAGATCTGAAGAAGACTGGATTTCACTCTGCTCCAGCTGATCACTGCTATGCTGGACATGAAAATGTGGTCTGTGATGTTTGTACTGGTAGGAAGATTAAAGCTGTCAAGTCCTGCCTGGTTTGTTTGAATTCCTTTTGTGAGAATCACCTTGAAACTCACAATGACGACCCTGAATTAAAGAAGCACAAGCTGGTGAATCCATCCAAAGAGGCGCTACACAGCATCTGCTCTCGTCAtgatgaggtgatgaagatCTTCTGTCGCACTGATCAGCAGTGTATCTGTTACCTCTGCTTAATGGATGACCATAAAGGCCATGAAACAgtcccagctgcagcagaaatggctgagaaaaagaagaagctacAGTTGACTCAAAACCAAATCCAGCGGAATATAGAGGACCAAGAGAAAGAAGTGGAGCTGCTTCAACTGGAGGTGGAGGCCATCAATGTCTCTGCTGATAAAgcagtggaggacagtgagaagatcttcactgagctgatccgtctcctccaggaaagaagctctgatgtgaagcagcagatcagatcccagcaggaaactgaagtgagcCAAATTaaagatgttcaggagaagctgaAGGAGGAGATCGCTGACCTAAAGTGGAAAGAtgctgagctggagcagctctcaaacacagaggatcacaaccagtttctcctcaactacACTTCCCTGCCAGACCTAAGTGAGTTTATACACTCACAGGGCATCTATATGCATCCTTGGAAAAACTTCAAGGATGAGATAGCAGCTGTGTCAAAGCTCAGAGATCAACTGCAGGATCTTCTGGCAAAGACTCGTGCAAACAGGTCCGTTAAAGTCAGCAAGGTGGAGGCTTTaaagtcagaaccagaaccaaaaaccAGAAATGAGTTCTTAAAATATTCACAAGAAATCAGTCTGGATCCAAACACGGTGAACACAAAGCTGCTATTATCTGAGGGGAACAGAAAAGTAAcgagaaagaataaaaaacagttttatccagatcatccagacagattcaCTTGTCACTTTCAGGTCCTGAGCAGAGAGAGTCTGACTGGAcgttgttactgggaggtggacTGGAGAGGAGACAGAGTTGGAGTCGCAGTTTCATACAAGAACATCAGCAGAGCAGGATTGTCAGAGAAATGTGAGTTTGGAATGAATGACATGTCTTGGTCATTTGACTGCCGAACAAAGAGTTACACAATTTATCACAACAAAGTTGAAACTCCAGTACCaggtccagtttcctccagaaTAGGAGTGTACCTGGATCACAGAGCAGGTATTCTGTGTTTCTACAGCATCTCTAAAACCATGACTCtcctccacagagtccagaccagatTCACTCAGCCTCTGTATGCTGGAGTCTGGCTGTTTTATGTTGACTCTTCTGCTGAGTTCATTAAGGTTAAATAG